In Ferribacterium limneticum, a genomic segment contains:
- the rplK gene encoding 50S ribosomal protein L11, whose amino-acid sequence MAKKIIGYIKLQVPAGKANPSPPIGPALGQRGLNIMEFCKAFNAQTQGVEPGLPIPVVITAFADKSFTFVMKTPPATILIKKAAGIKSGSAKPHTDKVGKITRAQAEEIAKTKMPDLTAADMEAAVRTIAGSARSMGITVEGL is encoded by the coding sequence ATGGCCAAGAAGATTATTGGTTATATCAAGCTGCAAGTGCCTGCTGGCAAAGCAAATCCGTCGCCCCCTATCGGCCCCGCCCTCGGTCAGCGCGGTCTGAATATCATGGAATTCTGCAAGGCCTTCAACGCCCAGACGCAAGGTGTCGAGCCGGGTCTGCCGATTCCTGTCGTGATCACCGCCTTTGCGGACAAGTCCTTCACTTTTGTGATGAAGACACCGCCGGCCACGATCCTGATCAAGAAGGCTGCTGGCATCAAGTCCGGTTCGGCCAAGCCGCATACCGACAAGGTTGGCAAGATCACCCGTGCCCAGGCTGAAGAAATTGCCAAGACCAAGATGCCCGATTTGACTGCTGCCGACATGGAAGCCGCTGTTCGCACCATCGCTGGTTCCGCCCGCTCCATGGGCATTACGGTAGAGGGTCTGTAA
- the rplA gene encoding 50S ribosomal protein L1 has protein sequence MAKLTKKQKSVQGKIVAMKLYPVQEALTLAKETATAKFDESIDVAVNLGVDARKSDQVVRGSVVLPAGTGKSVRVAVFAQGEKAEAAKAAGAEVVGFDDLAAEVKAGNLNFDVVIATPDAMKIVGQLGQILGPRGLMPNPKVGTVTMDVVTAVKNAKAGQVQYRTDKAGIIHATIGRASFSVESLESNLKALIDALNKAKPASSKGQYLRKVAVAATMGPGVRVDQATLVG, from the coding sequence ATGGCTAAGCTCACCAAAAAGCAAAAGTCCGTACAGGGCAAGATCGTTGCGATGAAACTCTATCCGGTTCAGGAAGCGCTGACGCTGGCCAAGGAAACCGCAACTGCCAAGTTCGACGAATCGATTGACGTTGCCGTCAACCTGGGTGTTGATGCACGTAAATCTGACCAGGTTGTTCGTGGTTCCGTCGTTCTTCCCGCAGGTACCGGCAAGTCCGTTCGCGTTGCCGTTTTCGCCCAGGGCGAAAAGGCCGAGGCCGCCAAGGCTGCCGGTGCTGAAGTCGTCGGTTTCGACGATCTGGCTGCCGAAGTCAAGGCTGGTAACCTGAATTTCGATGTCGTCATTGCGACGCCAGATGCCATGAAGATCGTCGGCCAACTTGGCCAGATTCTCGGTCCGCGCGGTCTGATGCCGAATCCGAAGGTTGGTACTGTGACGATGGATGTCGTTACCGCCGTGAAGAATGCAAAAGCAGGTCAGGTTCAGTACCGTACGGACAAGGCTGGCATCATTCACGCCACCATCGGTCGTGCATCGTTCTCGGTCGAAAGCCTCGAGTCCAACCTCAAGGCGCTGATCGATGCATTGAACAAGGCGAAGCCGGCTTCTTCCAAGGGGCAGTATCTTCGCAAGGTTGCTGTTGCTGCCACGATGGGCCCCGGCGTTCGCGTCGATCAGGCCACGCTGGTTGGCTAA
- the rplJ gene encoding 50S ribosomal protein L10 produces the protein MGLNLNDKKAVVAEVSAQVANAQTIAIAEYRGIEVGDLTVLRKKARESGVYLRVLKNTLVRRAVADTPFAGLADHMVGPLIYSVSADPVAAAKVLSDFAKTNDKLVLKAGSYAGNVLDKAGVQALASVPSREELLSKLLYVMQAPVAGFVRGLAALATQREEAVA, from the coding sequence GTGGGTCTCAATCTGAACGACAAAAAAGCGGTTGTAGCTGAGGTATCGGCACAAGTAGCCAACGCCCAGACTATCGCGATTGCCGAATATCGTGGCATTGAGGTCGGTGACCTCACCGTGCTGCGCAAGAAGGCTCGCGAATCTGGCGTCTATCTGCGCGTGTTGAAGAATACCTTGGTGCGTCGCGCCGTCGCGGACACCCCGTTCGCAGGCTTGGCAGATCACATGGTCGGTCCGCTGATTTACAGCGTATCCGCCGATCCCGTGGCTGCCGCGAAGGTGCTTAGCGATTTCGCTAAAACCAACGACAAATTGGTACTCAAGGCTGGCTCCTACGCCGGCAATGTGCTCGACAAGGCTGGTGTGCAGGCGCTTGCGTCCGTCCCGAGCCGCGAAGAGCTGCTCTCCAAGCTGCTGTACGTCATGCAAGCTCCGGTCGCCGGCTTCGTCCGCGGTCTGGCTGCCCTGGCTACCCAGCGCGAAGAAGCCGTCGCTTGA
- the rplL gene encoding 50S ribosomal protein L7/L12 — protein sequence MAISKEDILEAVGSLTVMELNDLVKAFEEKFGVSAAAVAVAGPAGGAAAAVEEQTEFTVMLNAAGDKKVEVIKVVRAVTGLGLKEAKDLVDGAPKAVKEGVSKADAEALKKQLEDAGAKVEVK from the coding sequence ATGGCAATTAGCAAAGAAGACATCCTGGAAGCCGTAGGCTCCCTGACCGTTATGGAACTGAATGACCTGGTCAAGGCATTCGAAGAGAAGTTTGGCGTTTCCGCCGCTGCCGTCGCCGTTGCAGGCCCGGCAGGTGGTGCAGCTGCCGCTGTCGAAGAGCAGACCGAATTCACCGTCATGCTGAACGCAGCTGGCGACAAGAAGGTCGAAGTTATCAAGGTCGTCCGTGCTGTTACCGGCCTGGGCCTCAAGGAAGCCAAGGATCTGGTTGATGGCGCTCCGAAGGCAGTCAAGGAAGGTGTTTCCAAGGCTGATGCAGAAGCCCTCAAGAAGCAACTGGAAGACGCAGGCGCCAAGGTCGAAGTCAAGTAA
- the rpoB gene encoding DNA-directed RNA polymerase subunit beta, whose translation MTYSFTEKKRIRKSFAKRASVLDVPYLLATQLQSFKDFLQDGVAPERRKNEGLQAAFTSIFPIVSHSGNARLEFVSYMLGEPAFDVTECQQRGLTFASSLRAKVRLVIMDREAPDTVKEVKEQEVYMGEMPLMTTNGSFVINGTERVIVSQLHRSPGVFFEHDRGKTHSSGKLLFSARVIPYRGSWLDFEFDPKDTLFFRVDRRRKMPVTTLLKAIGMSSEEILAQFFEFDTFLLAKDKIEFTLVPERLRGEVARFDFVAPDGKVIVAKDKRITAKHIRDIATAAIKQIAVPEEFLVGRVVAKNIIDKATGEVVANANDEITETLLAKLRESEIFTIETLYTNELDRGSFISNTLRSDETATRQAARVAIYRMMRPGEPPTEEAVEILFNGLFYSDERYDLSGVGRMKFNRRLTRPDVIEYKLMLKGLASKAEAALKNLAEASGFALSAIQDLVGLMPYGARAMVENVTLAEAEALAAKIKPLGANIEVREQLTLSPRDIVEVIKILVELRNGRGEIDDIDHLGNRRVRSVGELAENQFRAGLVRVERAVKERLSQAESDNLMPHDLINAKPISAAIKEFFGSSQLSQFMDQTNPLSEITHKRRVSALGPGGLTRERAGFEVRDVHPTHYGRVCPIETPEGPNIGLINSLALFARVNSYGFIETAYRKVVDSQVTDQIEYLSAIEEGNYVVAQANASLLEGRLSDDLVTCREKGETILAEPARVQYMDVAPGQIVSVAASLIPFLEHDDANRALMGANMQRQAVPCLRPEKPLVGTGIERTVAVDSGTAVVALRGGKVDYVDAARVVVRVNDDETIAGEVGVDIYNLVKYTRSNQNTNINQRPLVRVGDHIAKGDVVADGASTDKGELALGQNMLIAFMPWNGYNFEDSILISERVVAEDRYTSIHIEELTVVARDTKLGPEEITRDIASLGESQLSRLDDSGIVYIGAEVEAADVLVGKVTPKGETQLTPEEKLLRAIFGEKASDVKDTSLRVPSGIAGTVIDVQVFTREGIERDKRAQSIIDEHLRHYKLDLADQMRIVERDAFARVERLILGKKANGGPKKLAKGSVVEKDYLDGMDPHHWFDIRLADDEVAQQLEQVKDGLEQARKDFDIAFEGKRKKLTQGDELPPGVQKMVKVYVAVKRRLQPGDKMAGRHGNKGVVSRILPVEDMPHMEDGSPVDIVLNPLGVPSRMNVGQILEVHLGLAAKGLGHKIGAMLRAQSSAKEVRGFLDQIYNSSGKSENLEELNDTEVLEMAGNLTNGVPFATPVFDGAKEEEIKAMLAMAGMPSSGQMTLFDGRTGEAFERKVTVGYMHYLKLHHLVDDKMHARSTGPYSLVTQQPLGGKAQFGGQRFGEMEVWALEAYGASYVLQEMLTVKSDDVNGRTKVYENIVKGEHRIDAGMPESFNVLVKEIRSLAIDIDLERY comes from the coding sequence ATGACTTACTCCTTCACCGAGAAGAAACGCATCCGCAAGAGCTTCGCTAAGCGCGCCAGCGTGCTTGACGTCCCTTACTTGTTGGCGACCCAGTTGCAGTCTTTCAAGGATTTTCTGCAAGACGGCGTCGCTCCAGAGCGGCGGAAAAATGAGGGCTTGCAGGCTGCATTCACCTCCATATTTCCTATCGTTTCGCATTCTGGCAACGCTCGCTTGGAGTTCGTCAGCTATATGCTGGGTGAGCCGGCATTTGATGTCACGGAATGCCAGCAACGTGGTCTGACCTTTGCCTCGTCGCTGCGTGCGAAGGTCCGTTTGGTCATCATGGATCGAGAAGCACCGGATACGGTGAAAGAAGTCAAGGAGCAGGAAGTTTACATGGGCGAAATGCCTTTGATGACGACCAACGGTTCCTTCGTGATCAATGGTACCGAACGGGTTATCGTTTCTCAGTTGCATCGCTCTCCTGGTGTATTTTTCGAGCATGACCGCGGCAAAACCCATAGCTCCGGCAAGCTGCTTTTCTCTGCTCGCGTGATTCCTTACCGTGGCTCATGGCTGGATTTCGAATTTGATCCGAAAGACACGCTGTTCTTCCGCGTAGACCGTCGTCGCAAGATGCCCGTTACCACGCTGCTCAAGGCTATCGGCATGTCTTCCGAGGAAATCCTTGCGCAGTTCTTCGAGTTCGATACTTTCCTGCTAGCCAAGGATAAAATCGAGTTCACTCTGGTTCCGGAACGCTTGCGTGGCGAAGTCGCTCGATTCGACTTCGTCGCTCCTGATGGCAAGGTTATTGTTGCCAAAGACAAGCGTATTACCGCCAAGCACATTCGTGATATTGCAACTGCTGCCATCAAGCAAATTGCTGTGCCAGAGGAGTTTCTGGTCGGGCGCGTCGTCGCCAAGAACATCATTGACAAGGCGACTGGAGAAGTTGTCGCAAACGCCAATGACGAAATTACCGAGACCTTACTCGCCAAATTGCGCGAATCCGAGATTTTTACGATCGAAACCCTGTACACAAACGAACTCGATCGTGGCTCGTTTATTTCGAACACGCTGCGTTCCGACGAAACAGCCACCCGCCAAGCCGCCCGTGTTGCCATATATCGCATGATGCGTCCAGGTGAGCCGCCAACGGAAGAGGCTGTCGAAATACTGTTCAATGGTTTGTTCTATTCCGACGAACGCTACGATCTGTCGGGCGTTGGTCGGATGAAATTCAATCGTCGCCTGACTCGCCCTGACGTCATTGAATACAAGCTGATGCTCAAGGGTCTTGCCTCAAAGGCCGAAGCAGCGCTGAAAAACCTGGCCGAAGCTTCCGGTTTTGCACTGTCTGCCATTCAGGATTTAGTCGGCTTGATGCCCTATGGTGCCCGCGCCATGGTCGAAAATGTCACGCTGGCGGAAGCCGAAGCGCTCGCCGCCAAGATCAAGCCGCTCGGTGCCAATATTGAAGTGCGCGAGCAACTGACCCTGTCGCCGCGCGACATTGTTGAAGTCATCAAGATCCTCGTCGAACTGCGTAATGGTCGCGGTGAAATCGACGATATCGATCACTTGGGTAACCGTCGCGTTCGTTCCGTTGGCGAACTGGCCGAAAATCAGTTCCGTGCAGGTTTGGTTCGGGTTGAACGTGCAGTCAAAGAGCGTTTGTCGCAAGCTGAGTCTGACAACCTGATGCCCCATGATCTGATCAATGCCAAGCCGATCAGTGCTGCTATCAAGGAATTTTTCGGTTCCAGCCAACTGTCGCAGTTTATGGACCAAACCAACCCGCTGTCGGAAATCACCCATAAGCGCCGTGTTTCGGCCCTTGGCCCAGGTGGTCTGACACGCGAGCGTGCAGGCTTCGAGGTGCGTGACGTGCATCCCACCCACTATGGTCGTGTCTGCCCGATCGAAACGCCGGAAGGTCCGAATATTGGCCTGATCAACTCGTTAGCTCTGTTTGCTCGTGTCAATAGCTATGGCTTCATCGAAACCGCATACCGCAAGGTAGTGGATAGCCAAGTTACCGATCAGATCGAATATCTGTCGGCTATTGAAGAAGGTAACTACGTCGTCGCTCAGGCCAACGCCTCGCTGCTCGAGGGCCGTCTGTCCGATGACCTTGTCACTTGCCGCGAAAAGGGCGAAACGATTCTGGCCGAGCCAGCGCGTGTTCAATACATGGACGTTGCTCCAGGCCAGATCGTGTCCGTTGCAGCCTCGCTGATTCCCTTCCTCGAGCACGATGACGCGAACCGCGCCTTGATGGGTGCCAACATGCAGCGCCAGGCAGTTCCTTGCTTGCGTCCGGAAAAACCGCTGGTTGGCACCGGCATCGAGCGTACTGTTGCGGTCGACTCTGGTACGGCCGTGGTTGCACTGCGCGGTGGCAAAGTTGACTATGTTGATGCCGCACGCGTCGTGGTCCGCGTTAATGATGATGAAACCATTGCAGGTGAAGTTGGTGTCGATATTTATAATTTGGTCAAGTACACCCGTTCCAACCAGAACACCAATATCAACCAGCGCCCGCTGGTAAGAGTGGGCGACCACATCGCCAAGGGCGACGTGGTGGCAGATGGCGCTTCGACCGACAAGGGTGAGTTGGCTCTTGGTCAGAACATGCTGATCGCCTTTATGCCTTGGAACGGCTACAACTTCGAAGACTCGATTTTGATCTCCGAACGCGTTGTGGCCGAAGACCGTTATACCTCGATTCACATCGAGGAATTGACGGTCGTCGCTCGCGACACCAAGCTTGGCCCTGAAGAAATTACCCGCGATATCGCATCGCTGGGTGAGTCGCAACTGTCCCGTCTGGATGATTCCGGCATCGTTTACATCGGCGCCGAAGTTGAAGCTGCCGACGTGCTCGTTGGCAAGGTCACCCCCAAGGGCGAAACCCAGTTGACGCCCGAAGAGAAGCTGTTGCGCGCCATCTTCGGCGAAAAGGCTTCTGATGTTAAGGACACCTCGCTGCGCGTCCCGTCGGGCATCGCCGGTACCGTTATCGACGTTCAGGTGTTCACCCGCGAAGGTATCGAGCGCGACAAGCGTGCCCAGTCGATCATTGACGAGCATCTGCGTCACTACAAGCTCGACCTCGCCGACCAGATGCGTATTGTTGAACGCGACGCCTTTGCTCGTGTCGAACGTCTGATCCTCGGCAAGAAGGCCAATGGCGGCCCGAAGAAGCTGGCCAAGGGTTCGGTGGTCGAGAAGGATTATCTTGATGGCATGGATCCTCATCACTGGTTCGACATTCGTCTTGCCGACGATGAGGTGGCCCAGCAACTGGAGCAGGTCAAGGATGGTCTGGAGCAAGCCCGCAAGGACTTCGACATTGCTTTCGAAGGCAAGCGCAAGAAGCTGACGCAGGGCGACGAACTGCCGCCGGGCGTCCAGAAGATGGTCAAGGTCTATGTTGCAGTGAAGCGTCGTCTGCAGCCGGGTGACAAGATGGCTGGTCGTCACGGTAACAAGGGTGTTGTGTCCCGCATCCTGCCGGTTGAAGACATGCCTCACATGGAAGATGGCAGCCCGGTTGATATCGTGCTGAACCCGCTGGGTGTGCCGTCACGGATGAACGTTGGTCAGATTCTTGAGGTTCACCTCGGTCTCGCTGCCAAGGGCCTTGGTCACAAAATTGGCGCCATGCTGCGCGCCCAGTCCAGCGCCAAGGAAGTTCGCGGTTTCCTGGACCAGATCTACAATTCCAGTGGCAAGTCCGAGAATCTCGAGGAGTTGAACGATACTGAAGTCCTCGAAATGGCTGGTAACCTGACCAACGGCGTGCCGTTCGCAACGCCTGTTTTCGACGGTGCCAAGGAAGAGGAAATCAAGGCTATGCTGGCGATGGCAGGCATGCCCTCTTCCGGTCAGATGACCTTGTTCGACGGCCGTACTGGCGAGGCATTCGAGCGTAAGGTGACGGTTGGATACATGCACTATCTGAAGCTACATCACTTGGTTGACGACAAGATGCACGCCCGCTCGACCGGCCCGTACTCGCTGGTTACTCAGCAACCGCTGGGCGGCAAGGCCCAGTTTGGTGGCCAGCGCTTCGGTGAAATGGAAGTGTGGGCCCTCGAAGCCTACGGCGCATCGTATGTGCTGCAGGAAATGCTGACCGTGAAGTCCGATGACGTGAATGGTCGTACGAAGGTGTACGAAAACATCGTCAAGGGCGAGCACAGGATCGATGCCGGGATGCCGGAATCCTTCAATGTGCTGGTCAAGGAAATCCGTTCGCTGGCGATCGATATCGATCTGGAACGTTACTGA
- the rpoC gene encoding DNA-directed RNA polymerase subunit beta', translating to MKALLDLFKQVTAEEEFDAITIGLASPEKIRSWSYGEVKKPETINYRTFKPERDGLFCAKIFGPIKDYECLCGKYKRLKHRGVICEKCGVEVTLAKVRRDRMGHIELASPTAHIWFLKSLPSRLGMVLDMTLRDIERVLYFEAYVVTDPGMVSNLQRAQLLTEEQYLEMMEEHGDEFVAFMGAEGIRELLRNLDLNTEVESLRAELEVTGSEAKNKKLAKRLKILEGFQKSGIKPDWMILEVLPVLPPDLRPLVPLDGGRFATSDLNDLYRRVINRNNRLKRLLELKAPEIIVRNEKRMLQESVDSLLDNGRRGKAMTGANKRPLKSLADMIKGKGGRFRQNLLGKRVDYSGRSVIVVGPQLKLHQCGLPKLMALELFKPFIFHKLEVLGYATTIKQAKKMVEGQEPVVWDILEDVIREHPVMLNRAPTLHRLGIQAFEPTLIEGKAIQLHPLVCAAFNADFDGDQMAVHVPLSLEAQMEARTLMLASNNVLSPANGQPIIVPSQDIVLGLYYATREKINGKGEGMYFADTNEIERAMAAGQLDVHSRISVRLKQYDPAVVDGEFVEKMVRVETTAGRALLSKILPKGLPFKSIDRALKKKEISKLIDESFRRCGLKETVVFADKLMQNGYALATRAGISFCSDDMRVPAKKYEIIAEAEAEVKEIETQYTNGLVTNGERYNKVVDIWGRTGDQVAKVMMDELGHEETVDRHGKKVKQDSFNSIYMMADSGARGSAAQIRQLAGMRGLMAKPDGSIIETPITTNFREGLNVLQYFISTHGARKGLADTALKTANSGYLTRRLVDVTQDLVITEDDCGTRNGFVVKALVEGGEVIEALRERILGRVVVDDLVDPETQESVIFAGTMLDEDLVDLIDKLGIDEVKVRTPLTCDTRYGLCAQCYGRDLGRGTMVNAGEAVGVIAAQSIGEPGTQLTMRTFHVGGAASRAAVADKVEGKSAGTVRYTSNMRYVTSAKGEKVVISRSGEVLIVDDHGRERERHKVPYGAMLSVDEGKSVKAGTKLATWDPHTRPIITEYAGTARFENVEEGVTVAKQVDDVTGLSTLVVIDHKRGGKAAVKGVRPVVKLLDENGQEVRVAGSDHTVSIAFQVGSIISVLDGQQVGVGDVLARMPQESAKTRDITGGLPRVAELFEARTPKDASVLAEYTGTIGFGKDTKGKQRLIITDLDGTTHEYLIPKDKHVLVHDGQVVNKGEKIVEGEPDPHDILRLQGVEALARYITDEVQDVYRLQGVKINDKHIEVIVRQMLRRVAITEPGDTKFIKSEQVERAELLAENDRAIADGKIPANFDHMLLGITKASLSTDSFISAASFQETTRVLTEAAIMGKRDELRGLKENVIVGRLIPAGTGLAYHRSRKAQLASEESAAILPVDESAAENATQASDQGL from the coding sequence ATGAAAGCATTGCTCGATCTATTCAAGCAGGTAACGGCGGAAGAGGAATTTGACGCGATTACCATTGGTCTCGCCTCGCCCGAAAAGATCCGTTCCTGGTCCTACGGTGAAGTCAAGAAGCCGGAAACCATCAACTATCGCACCTTCAAGCCGGAACGTGATGGTCTGTTCTGCGCCAAGATCTTTGGCCCGATTAAGGACTACGAGTGCCTTTGCGGCAAGTACAAGCGCCTCAAGCATCGTGGCGTGATCTGCGAGAAGTGCGGCGTCGAAGTAACGCTGGCCAAGGTTCGTCGCGACCGCATGGGGCACATCGAACTGGCCTCGCCGACTGCCCACATCTGGTTCCTCAAATCCCTGCCGTCGCGTCTCGGCATGGTGCTCGACATGACCCTGCGCGACATCGAACGCGTGCTTTATTTCGAAGCCTACGTCGTCACCGATCCGGGCATGGTCAGCAATCTCCAGCGCGCTCAGTTACTCACCGAAGAGCAGTATCTGGAAATGATGGAAGAGCACGGCGACGAGTTCGTCGCCTTCATGGGCGCCGAAGGCATCCGTGAACTGCTGCGCAATCTCGACCTCAATACTGAAGTCGAATCCCTGCGCGCCGAACTCGAAGTCACCGGTTCGGAAGCCAAGAACAAGAAGCTGGCCAAGCGTCTAAAGATTCTTGAGGGTTTCCAGAAATCGGGTATCAAGCCGGACTGGATGATCCTTGAAGTCCTGCCGGTGTTGCCGCCGGACCTGCGTCCGCTGGTTCCGCTCGATGGTGGCCGCTTTGCCACCTCCGACCTGAACGATCTCTATCGTCGAGTCATCAACCGGAACAACCGTCTCAAGCGCCTGCTCGAGCTGAAGGCTCCGGAAATCATCGTCCGCAACGAGAAGCGCATGCTCCAGGAGTCGGTTGACTCGCTGCTCGACAACGGTCGTCGCGGCAAGGCCATGACCGGCGCCAACAAGCGTCCGCTCAAATCGCTGGCCGACATGATCAAGGGTAAGGGCGGTCGTTTCCGTCAGAATCTGCTTGGCAAGCGCGTCGATTACTCGGGCCGTTCGGTCATCGTGGTCGGTCCGCAGCTCAAGCTGCATCAGTGCGGCCTGCCCAAGCTGATGGCGCTCGAACTGTTCAAGCCCTTTATCTTCCACAAGCTGGAAGTGCTCGGCTACGCCACGACCATCAAGCAGGCCAAGAAGATGGTTGAAGGCCAGGAGCCGGTGGTGTGGGACATCCTCGAAGATGTCATCCGCGAACATCCGGTCATGCTCAACCGGGCACCGACCCTGCACCGTCTGGGTATCCAGGCGTTCGAACCGACCTTGATCGAAGGCAAGGCCATCCAGCTTCATCCCCTCGTTTGCGCGGCGTTCAACGCCGACTTCGACGGTGACCAAATGGCTGTCCACGTCCCGCTCTCGCTTGAAGCGCAGATGGAAGCCCGCACTCTGATGCTGGCCTCGAACAACGTGCTGTCGCCTGCTAACGGCCAGCCGATCATCGTGCCGTCGCAAGACATCGTGCTGGGTCTGTACTACGCGACCCGCGAGAAGATCAACGGCAAGGGCGAGGGCATGTACTTCGCCGACACCAATGAAATCGAACGCGCCATGGCGGCCGGTCAACTCGACGTCCACTCGCGTATCTCGGTCCGCCTCAAGCAATACGATCCGGCTGTGGTCGATGGCGAGTTCGTTGAAAAGATGGTCCGTGTCGAAACGACCGCTGGCCGTGCGCTGCTTTCCAAGATTCTGCCGAAGGGTCTGCCGTTCAAGTCGATCGACCGTGCCCTGAAGAAAAAGGAAATCTCCAAACTCATCGACGAGTCATTCCGTCGCTGCGGCCTGAAGGAAACGGTGGTCTTTGCCGACAAATTAATGCAGAATGGATACGCTCTGGCAACTCGTGCCGGCATCTCCTTTTGTTCCGACGACATGCGCGTTCCGGCCAAGAAGTACGAGATCATTGCCGAAGCCGAAGCCGAGGTTAAGGAAATTGAGACCCAGTACACCAACGGTCTGGTCACCAACGGCGAACGTTACAACAAGGTCGTCGATATCTGGGGGCGCACAGGTGACCAGGTCGCCAAGGTCATGATGGACGAACTCGGCCACGAAGAAACGGTCGATCGCCACGGCAAGAAGGTTAAGCAGGATTCCTTCAACTCCATCTACATGATGGCGGACTCCGGCGCTCGCGGCTCGGCTGCCCAGATTCGTCAGCTGGCCGGTATGCGCGGCCTGATGGCGAAGCCGGATGGCTCGATTATCGAAACCCCGATCACGACCAACTTCCGCGAAGGTCTGAACGTTCTCCAGTACTTCATCTCAACGCACGGCGCACGTAAAGGTCTGGCCGACACGGCGCTGAAGACGGCGAACTCTGGTTACTTGACGCGTCGCTTGGTCGATGTGACGCAGGACTTGGTCATTACCGAAGACGACTGCGGTACCCGTAACGGTTTCGTTGTCAAGGCACTGGTCGAAGGCGGCGAAGTCATCGAAGCTCTGCGCGAACGGATTCTCGGTCGCGTCGTCGTCGACGATCTGGTTGATCCGGAAACCCAGGAGTCGGTCATCTTCGCCGGCACCATGCTGGACGAAGACTTGGTCGATCTGATCGACAAACTTGGTATTGACGAGGTCAAGGTTCGTACCCCGCTGACCTGCGATACGCGTTATGGCCTGTGTGCCCAATGTTATGGTCGCGATCTTGGTCGTGGCACTATGGTCAATGCAGGTGAGGCTGTTGGTGTTATTGCAGCTCAGTCGATCGGCGAGCCGGGTACCCAGCTCACCATGCGTACCTTCCACGTGGGTGGCGCGGCTTCCCGTGCCGCCGTGGCGGACAAAGTTGAGGGCAAGTCGGCTGGTACGGTGCGTTATACCTCAAACATGCGTTATGTCACGAGCGCCAAGGGCGAGAAGGTGGTCATTTCGCGTTCGGGCGAAGTACTGATCGTCGACGATCATGGCCGCGAGCGTGAGCGTCACAAAGTGCCGTATGGTGCGATGCTTTCGGTTGATGAAGGGAAGTCTGTCAAGGCTGGGACAAAACTGGCGACCTGGGATCCGCATACCCGCCCAATCATCACAGAATACGCTGGTACGGCTCGCTTTGAAAACGTCGAAGAAGGCGTTACCGTTGCCAAACAGGTTGACGATGTGACCGGTCTTTCTACGCTAGTGGTTATCGACCACAAGCGCGGTGGCAAGGCTGCAGTGAAAGGTGTTCGTCCTGTCGTCAAGTTGCTTGACGAAAACGGTCAGGAAGTCCGTGTCGCTGGTAGCGATCACACCGTTTCCATCGCTTTCCAGGTTGGCTCCATCATCTCTGTACTGGATGGTCAGCAGGTTGGTGTTGGCGATGTGCTGGCCCGTATGCCGCAAGAGTCCGCCAAGACGCGCGACATTACCGGAGGTCTGCCGCGCGTTGCCGAATTGTTCGAAGCTCGCACCCCGAAGGATGCCTCGGTCCTGGCGGAATACACGGGTACCATCGGCTTCGGCAAAGATACGAAGGGCAAGCAGCGTCTGATCATTACCGATCTTGATGGCACCACCCACGAGTACCTGATTCCTAAGGATAAGCACGTTCTGGTGCACGATGGCCAGGTTGTCAACAAGGGTGAAAAGATCGTCGAAGGCGAACCGGATCCGCATGACATCCTGCGTCTGCAGGGCGTCGAGGCACTGGCCCGCTACATTACTGACGAAGTCCAAGACGTTTATCGTCTGCAGGGCGTCAAGATCAACGACAAGCACATTGAAGTGATCGTTCGCCAGATGCTTCGTCGTGTCGCCATCACCGAACCGGGTGATACGAAGTTCATCAAGTCGGAGCAGGTGGAGCGTGCCGAGTTGCTGGCCGAAAATGACCGGGCGATTGCCGATGGCAAGATCCCGGCCAATTTCGACCACATGCTACTGGGTATCACCAAGGCATCGCTATCCACTGATTCGTTCATCTCGGCGGCCTCCTTCCAGGAGACGACGCGGGTTCTCACCGAGGCTGCGATCATGGGCAAGCGCGACGAACTCCGTGGTCTCAAGGAAAACGTTATCGTCGGCCGCCTCATCCCGGCCGGTACGGGGCTCGCTTACCATCGCAGCCGCAAGGCTCAGCTGGCCAGCGAAGAGTCGGCGGCAATACTGCCGGTCGACGAGTCTGCTGCAGAAAACGCAACGCAAGCCAGCGATCAGGGTCTGTAA
- the rpsL gene encoding 30S ribosomal protein S12, translated as MPTINQLVRKPRVAEKAKSKVPALEKCPQKRGVCTRVYTTTPKKPNSALRKVCKVRLTNGFEVISYIGGEGHNLQEHSVVLIRGGRVKDLPGVRYHTVRGSLDTQGVKDRKQSRSKYGAKRPKAA; from the coding sequence ATGCCGACCATTAACCAGCTCGTGCGCAAGCCGCGCGTAGCCGAAAAGGCCAAGAGCAAGGTTCCTGCTCTGGAAAAGTGCCCGCAGAAGCGTGGTGTCTGTACCCGTGTTTATACTACCACCCCAAAAAAGCCGAACTCCGCTCTCCGTAAGGTTTGCAAGGTTCGTCTGACGAATGGCTTCGAAGTCATTTCCTATATCGGTGGTGAAGGTCACAATCTGCAGGAGCACTCTGTGGTCCTGATCCGTGGTGGTCGTGTCAAGGACTTGCCGGGTGTGCGTTACCACACTGTGCGCGGCTCCCTCGATACGCAGGGTGTCAAGGATCGTAAGCAGTCCCGTTCAAAATACGGGGCCAAGCGTCCGAAGGCTGCTTAA